In a single window of the Trichoderma breve strain T069 chromosome 6, whole genome shotgun sequence genome:
- a CDS encoding fungal specific transcription factor domain-containing protein has product MGGLPALESLHRALPPDTPPELVSPSATSFSSRSSPLEEQAAWGPRASVPVAAASMSRYGKASVDMSAEGNTDGGRGRQESVGTPTAGQQLPSLSSLFGPPSSMRPLNSPHTERPGIYPSPSPLDRPRLSSSGNLLSSYFPQAISPSQPPSRNPYEFGAYNYSERQQTHATTSSLPASHSPEYPNHGHRGSDARYEPELPRKWSAYREDSRQEYLQPQDKLRPQYPGPKDSSHDYSERRLSQVHSSDTNTPSTSATAITSEIAVSKDGLGPKIWTGTHFLPRFVRAAEVPGEGMCYFYDDGSHCKTVIDGEAVNAHWGVTKAGKPRKRLAIACVTCREKKIKCDPDYPRCVQCEKFGRVCKFKNAPRGGNNTSPSTSPAELDDGRQLETGDLRRSISDVSSPGSPRAGMRPASPDRGYSKRLKLGPEAYISNGEPPAPFNARMDYSKPRITEQPPPEPPLIPDEVLGRAWRTDPYASTPDLITNALTRFFANVDNTMILQFLPEEAFQRWVVSSRGQKSPEDLMLLYSTLAVGSALCGDPKQIAFEYAQVAHYAQKMTGVQCLQLVQSRILLAVYYISTCRTREADELISSAAASAACLQLSLELDHSRELGMAMYPLGLNRTGYAEARRRTLWSLFILERLSGLFPERPVMVNAEDIYTQLPTDLHCFEKQVESHARIFDPYGGLAKTDERSSDASVTGYYIEMVHIWSDCQAAIYRMALRRTSTETETAKLQDLIKRAKNWFTSLPPRLAFGGANLEAAAFTRSTGSFLSMHFLYHHTMIELNRHRHGAGQLPKDVQLGHSAECREHAGRVIEMLNKAVDVLTATGPMTVLGDVIERVLIAKSAVDRTKNIWEASSKDRLAIDRRLQKLNRIRELGSRPPSPIQGYRLLPLSEDTKEKELNHWQILDPIEQTFPKDMDVIYVGLD; this is encoded by the exons ATGGGTGGACTACCAGCTCTGGAATCTTTGCATCGAGCCCTCCCGCCGGATACTCCCCCTGAACTTGTAAGCCCAAGCGCAACAtcgttttcttcaaggtCATCACCTCTAGAAGAACAAGCTGCCTGGGGCCCTCGTGCTTCGGttcctgttgctgctgcttccatGTCACGCTATGGCAAGGCTTCCGTCGATATGTCTGCTGAGGGCAATACAGATGGCGGCCGAGGTCGACAGGAATCGGTTGGAACTCCGACTGCTGGACAGCAGCTTCCGTCTTTAAGCAGCCTCTTTGGTCCGCCGTCATCTATGCGACCTCTCAACTCGCCACACACGGAACGTCCTGGGATTTACCCTTCGCCTTCTCCCTTGGATAGACCACGACTCTCTTCCAGTGGAAACTTGTTGAGCTCCTATTTCCCACAGGCTATTTCACCTTCTCAGCCGCCATCAAGAAACCCATACGAATTTGGTGCATACAACTACTCCGAGAGACAGCAAACTCATGCTACGACATCCTCCCTTCCTGCGTCGCATTCGCCCGAATACCCAAACCATGGCCACAGGGGTTCTGATGCCCGCTACGAACCCGAATTACCCCGGAAATGGTCCGCCTACCGTGAGGATAGCAGGCAAGAGTATCTACAGCCTCAGGATAAACTGAGACCCCAATATCCCGGACCCAAAGACTCGTCCCACGATTACTCTGAACGGCGACTTAGCCAAGTACACAGCTCGGACACCAACACACCCTCGACTTCAGCTACTGCAATCACTTCTGAGATTGCAGTTTCAAAGGATGGTCTGGGTCCGAAAATCTGGACCGGTACGCATTTCCTTCCCAGATTTGTGCGGGCAGCAGAGGTGCCCGGCGAAGGCATGTGCTATTTCTACGACGACGGAAGTCACTGTAAAACAGTGATTGATGGCGAGGCGGTGAACGCTCACTGGGGCGTGACAAAGGCGGGCAAGCCTCGCAAGCGGCTAGCCATTGCATGCGTGACTtgcagggagaagaagatcaagtgTGATCCGGACTATCCACGATGCGTCCAGTGTGAGAAATTTGGCCGTGTTTGCAAATTCAAGAATGC ACCCAGAGGAGGGAATAACACTTCGCCATCGACGTCTCCGGCCGAGCTCGATGATGGTCGACAGCTTGAAACCGGCGACCTACGACGTTCGATCAGTGATGTAAGCTCTCCCGGATCCCCCCGAGCCGGAATGCGGCCCGCCTCTCCGGACCGTGGATACAGCAAACGACTCAAACTTGGCCCCGAGGCATACATCTCCAACGGCGAACCACCCGCTCCCTTCAATGCTCGGATGGATTATTCTAAACCGCGAATCACTGAACAGCCACCCCCTGAGCCGCCTCTAATTCCCGATGAGGTTCTTGGTCGTGCTTGGAGGACGGATCCTTATGCCTCGACTCCTGACTTGATCACGAACGCTTTAACCAGATTCTTCGCCAACGTTGACAACACCATGATTCTCCAATTTCTTCCTGAAGAAGCCTTCCAGCGCTGGGTCGTTTCCTCTCGTGGCCAAAAAAGCCCCGAggatttgatgcttttgTACAGTACTCTAGCGGTTGGCTCTGCACTCTGCGGTGATCCTAAGCAGATTGCTTTCGAGTATGCTCAGGTGGCACACTATGCACAGAAGATGACAGGAGTGCAGTGCCTGCAGCTAGTACAGAGCAGGATTCTTCTTGCCGTTTACTATATTTCGACCTGTCGAACtcgagaagctgatgagttgatctcttctgcagctgccaGTGCTGCATGCCTGCAGTTGAGCTTGGAACTGGATCATTCTAGGGAATTGGGCATGGCTATGTACCCTCTGGGGCTGAACCGGACGGGCTATGCTGAAGCACGCAGGAGGACGCTCTGGTCTCTATTCATTCTGGAGAGGCTTAGTGGACTATTCCCGGAGCGACCGGTAATGGTCAACGCGGAAGACATCTACACACAGCTCCCTACTGATCTACACTGCTTCGAGAAGCAAGTCGAGTCTCATGCGCGTATTTTCGACCCCTATGGTGGTCTTGCTAAAACCGATGAGCGATCGTCCGACGCCAGTGTCACTGGATATTATATCGAAATGGTGCACATCTGGTCGGATTGCCAAGCAGCCATCTACAGGATGGCGCTTAGACGAACGTCTACCGAAACAGAGACTGCAAAGCTTCAAGATCTCATCAAGAGGGCCAAGAATTGGTTTACTTCTTTGCCCCCTCGTCTGGCCTTTGGTGGTGCAAATCTCGAAGCGGCCGCTTTTACTAGAAGCACCGGCTCTTTCCTCAGTATGCATTTCCTTTATCATCATACTATGATTGAGTTGAACCGACATCGTCATGGAGCCGGCCAACTGCCCAAGGATGTCCAATTGGGACATTCGGCCGAATGCCGAGAGCATGCGGGCAGGGTCATTGAGATGCTAAACA AAGCTGTCGATGTCTTGACTGCAACTGGGCCGATGACTGTCCTGGGAGACGTGATTGAGCGAGTTCTTATTGCCAAGTCCGCTGTTGACAGGACGAAGAATATCTGGGAGGCCTCTTCCAAGGACCGTCTGGCTATTGACCGACGTCTACAAAAGTTGAATCGGATTCGCGAGCTGGGATCACGACCGCCGAGCCCCATTCAAGGTTATCGACTGCTCCCTCTCTCGGAAGATACgaaggaaaaggagctcAACCACTGGCAGATCCTGGATCCCATTGAGCAAACATTCCCAAAGGATATGGACGTGATTTATGTTGGACTTGACTAA